taatattttccattttgtaattttgttattttggtcATCTATGTTTGCTTTAAGGGTAGTTTTTCCAGATTGAGGGTCCATGGATACAGGATGTCATATGTTGTACAGATAGTAAAGTCCCCTGAGGCGAATTTATTACACTGGgctctaaaataaaaatgacttgacttgaataatatttttcattatttttacaattaatcTGCAAAGGAAATTTTCAGTGAAATACAaatctgagaggaaaaaaattaaCACACTTCCTGGCTctaacaaaaacatcaaaccCCTGTCCTCTGAGCAAACCCGGCccccaaaacaaagaaaaactgatCCACTTCCCTGCCtaataattttcatacagtcccttATCAATGTACACATTGATAAACGTTCACTGACATCAAATTTCTTTACATGCGTACTTACATCCTGTTTCCCTCTGTGTGATTGACTCTTTACTTCCTTATCATTCGATCAGAATGATGCTTACAAAGCGCTTTATTGTGGCACAGCTGTCAGGGAACCGTACATGTACCTATGCAAACGATTACACCCATCGCGAACCGTCGCTGGCTTCCACCCGTCAACGTGTAAATGACTAATCGGGACAGCCAGACAGAGCCATATAACTTCTCAGCTACGATGATACCGTCCCTCGTATTGTACATTCACCCCTGACGTGTGGTTATATAATAGTTACTGACTGGATTGCCAGCTATTTCATAACGTCTCCCAGCAATCAAGTTGATTACACGAGTTACTGGAATATACTGAATCATGATATTGCCCgtgctgtgtttttgtgagcgtgtgtgttgtgtgccTGTGTTTTTACAAGTATGACTGCATGATAAGAGCAACATTAACACCGCCTGAAAAAACACAGATCCCTCTGTCATCCGTCatccatcagattctgtgacctgatCGCAACTGCGAACATTTCTATCGTTCTTTATTGAACGCTTGACTTTTGGATAGCAGTCGTGAGTCACGGTGTCTTCAGAGTATTTACTGTAGAAAGGGTCACACGTTTTACTAGCTGTGATTTCAGTTTACCAAAGATCTGTGACTTGTCAGAGTCTGTGACGTTGGAGgattaaatacatgaaaaaaagattCATGTGTTGACCAGATATTGACAACAGATGAAGTGTTAGTGCTCTactgatatataatatatatctgtatataaatattatgGAGCCACCAACtgctattaaaataaaacatgataaaaacattCGCAATAGCAATATAGCTAAAATGACTTATTTGGTGTaacatcagttttaaaaaatgcagatttgTCTGGCACAAAAGTTTAATTTGGCTCAAAGTAATGTAACTAGCGCTGCCGTTAGTCGATTGATCGATGAGTTGCCAACTGTTAAATTAATCgacaattattttgataattattttgagtcattttttaagaagaatatttccaaattctctggttcctgtttctcaaatgtgaatattttctgatcttctatgacagtaagctgaatatctttgagttgtggacaaaacaagacatttcaggttgcatcttggactttaggaaacactgacgacatttttcaccattttcagacatcgattacttgagaaaataatcgacagattaattgataatgaaaataatcattagctgcagccctaaatGCGACATAACCCAGCAAGGCGCTGCCTGCTCTCCATGATAAAAGATTCCCTTGTAAGAGAACTTCAATGAAACTCATTCAGTGTTTGATATGATAAAGTCTTTGTGTTTCAAACCCCTGTGAGCCTGAAAGGGAATGAGgtgaaaaaatgactttaaatgaataaatgaaagtcATGATAGCAGCTGAAtctgtttgtgtacatttaATAACATGATCTGTcggatgtgtgtatgtgtgcagacACTGACGAGGCGACAGTCCCACCAGCAGGAGGCAATATGGGAGCTGCTGCACACGGAGGCCACGTACATAAAGAAACTCCGAGTCATCACTGATGTAAGTGCAAAGAGACCACCTGTACTACTCTATAGATCATAAAGATAACAGACCGATACAGGTCTGTCTGTTGTGTAAGACGAAACGGCTTCTGTGCTGGAACAGACGGACACACAGTCGACGTCTCGTTAAGGTTTAAAAATAGCTTTTATCACCGTACAGTAAATTGTGTGCTGAGCAAGTGAGTTGTGTTTCAGAGGCCTGTATTCTCTTCCAGCTGTTCCTGTGCGGGCTGCTGAACCTGCAGGAGAGCGGTCTGCTGACGGAGGTGGAGCCCGCCAAGCTGTTCAGTAACATCCAGGAGATCGTCCGGCTCCACACGGCCCTGTGGAACCAGGTCATGCTGCCTGTCCTGGAGAAAGCCAGACAGGCCCGGGCTCTGCTCAACCCCACCAACCTTCACCACGGCTTCAGGACGGTCAGTTGTAGTCAAACTGTAAATATATTCCAACACAGCTACCAATAAAAGAGGTTTATCAAGAAACAATGGCCCCAATCTGCAACCACCACTATTTCTTATTAACTAATTCCATAAAAATTGCCTTTTTCATCCAGTACAGCGTTAACTACAGACCGAGGCAgaagtaaatatgtttttccctCATGTTTCTGTTCGTAATATCTCTGACGCATgtctttgtttatgtgtgtgtgtgtgtgtgtgtgtgtgttcagtttgGCTCCAGATTCCAGCCCTACATCCGTTACtgcatggaggaggagggctgCATGGAGTACATGCGCACGCTTCTCAGGGACAATGAGCTCTTCAGGACTTACGTCACGGTAAGTTAACTCTGCACCCCTCATCCCAGGTACTCTCACCCAGCGCTGACACACTCCTTCTTATTTCTGACTCATTAAACGTTCGATTTCCTGTCTTTGTCCGTCTCGATTCAGTGGGCAGAGGCCCATAAGCAGTGTAACCGTCTGAAGCTTGCCGACATGTTGGCAAAGCCTCACCAGAGACTGACCAAATATCCACTCCTACTGAAGAGCGTCCTCAAGAAGACGGATGAGCCGTCAGTACGTGACGCTGTCAACAGCATGGTAAGGGTGTTGTGGATAAAATTGGAAACATAGTCTTTAGAAACCTATTATATATGATCTTAACATGAatgtattgttgtgtttttcctcctcaaaGGTGGCCTCAGTAGAGGGCTTCATCAACAGCGTGGACTCCCAGATGCGACAGCGTCAGGAACAACAGAAGCTGGCCACCATCTCTGCCCGCATAGACTCCTACGAGGCTGTAGAGGGCAGCAGCGACGAAGTAGAGAAGGTGAGGACGATTTATGAGCCTCCGGTGTCATCTCagttctcttaaaaaaaaacactctgtaGTTTGCTCAGActtttcctcttccctctcaGATCCTCAAAGAGTACAACCGCTTCGACCTTATGGCTCCCATGAGAGGAATATCACCCGAGGAGACTCGACAGCTGCATCTCGAGGGAGCGCTGAGGATGAAGGAAGGCAAAGACAGTAGGGTGAGAACTGGCTCGCATGACTCCCGTGACGAGCTCTTATCTTTATAATCACAAGTTGTGCACCTGATTTCCCGCTTTTGCTTCACATTTCACATAAAACGGTCGAACTATAAAACACTAAAGATGTCTCTGTCAGTACTGAAATGAGTTTATTTCTCCTTTATAGATGGATGTCTATTGTTTCCTGTTCACTGACCTGCTGCTAATTACCAAACcagtgaaaagagagaaagttaaGGTCATCCGACAGCCTCTCCTCATTCACAACGTCGTCTGTAAGGAGCTCAAAGATCCTGGTGAGTGCTCAGACggtacatttaacatttttagttGATGAATCGACAGCTGATCAACTTGTTCAGGCAAGAATATAAAGCAATAAATGTGAGCTAAGTAACTAGCTGAGTTACTGCCATTACAACAAATGTTAGGAATGTTCCAACAGGACAACATTCAACGTAACATGCTAATAATAAAACCATATAGATAagaacatacatatatatatgtatacgtGTACACAAAGATAAGCTAAAACATGATGTAATGTAAAGTGCAGGAGGTTTTAGATTTAGAAGTTAAATAAcctaaatgtgttttaaaaaatatgcaaaataccATAAATAATTAGAAAGGCacacattaattaaaaacacagtgtaCCTTAAACTGCCAAAGGCTTTTCATTCAAGAGTCAAATAGCTTCAGGGaaagtactttgtgtttaaaatAGTTTTAGCTGCTGCTGAGATTTAACGGCAGACGACTGTACACACGCTGTGACCTTTTATCCAGGTGATTCTGACATgttgtgcttctttttttttggtctctgAAGGCTCATTCATCCTCATCTACCTCAACGAGTTCAAGAGTGCAGTGGCAGCCTACACTTTCCAAGCCAACAGTGCCACCCAGGGGCGAAGCTGGGTCGATGCAGTCTGCAACGTCCAGGTTCACGTCTCATTAGATCTTTAACACACATGCAGCTGAGATATAAGTTTCATAAGACGCCGTCgtggttttatttgtgtttaaactGATATTCTACATAGTTAACATTTCTGTGTCATTATTTTACAGAACCAGCTCCAGAGGCTTCGTACCGAGGAGATCCTCCGTCAGCAGAACAGTCTGAAGAGATGTATGGCtggtgaggatgatgaggaggaggaagatgagagcAGCAACTCCACTACAAGCTCCCCCTGCCTGAGGCACAAAGACCAGCAGAACTCGAGGTACTAGAGTGGACTATTGAATTGTAATAAATCATTCATGTATAGAAGAAAAATGATCAGTTTCATCATTAATATTCAAATAGAAAATGACACACCTGCTGTTCCATTTATACTTGTTTTCCTGACAGAGTTTAGATGTAACTGGAGTCAAAagataaaaagatttaaatccacattcaacattttgagaaatactcTTGTTTGCTCACTCAGTATGACTCAGGAGCAGatagttagcttagcataaagactggaagcagagagaaacaggtAACCCGGTTTTGTCCAAAGGTGACAAAGTCtgtctaccagcacctctaaaactcactaattattatatttttgtttcatccatacaaaatacaaaacatcaaGTTGTGGTTATATGTGGAGTTATttgctggaactatttcttggctggacGCAGTGATGAGACATCTCCAGGAAATAACCGCCCATAAAACCACAAGCTGacttttgtacagattaaactaaCGAGATATATAACCTGTtatttagtgagctttagagttgCTGGTttgatgctaagctaagctaactggctgacagacaaaatgttgaactgtttctttaaaatgaTGTATGAGTTAAGCACATTTTACTCCTTACAAGCTTTTTTTAGTTGCTGTAAGTTTAACCATCAAACTTCTCCTTTCAGTCAATCCGACGGCTCCACTGAGACCCTGTCAGTGATGGACATCGACGAACCGAGCGAGCCTCCCGCCCCCAACATGAACCTCGAGGGAACCACTAAGACAGACGTCGCCACTCTGTCAGAAGGGTCCGAGATCAAACAATCCCAGTCCACAACCCCCCACAGAGTCCACTCCAGTATTTACTCCGAGCAGTATCAGGAGACCGGGCCCGACGGCGACGAGCTGGACCCCCAGTGTCGCTCTCTCTCCATGGACAGCGCCTACGGTACCCTCTCCCCCGAATCCCTCCTGAGAGAACTGCAGCCACAGCCCGGCCAGAGCGAAGGAGAGGAgaccgaggaggaggagggagagagggagggccAGGAGGCGGAGCAGGAAGAGACAGAACTAGAGGaggtagaggaagaggaagaagaagaagaagagcagggagaagaagaagaggaggaggaggattctGCATCGCTGGGATCCCAGCTGTCAGTAGTCCAGACTTGTAAACCTCGCCGGCGGCCTCACGTTCAGTCGCGGCTCCACTGCCTCCAGAGGCCGACCACTCTGGCCTTATCCCGCTCTGAGGACAATCTCCTGCAGCGCCTCCACGGTAAAACCCCCATCTCCCACTCCCACTCGCTCTCCCCTAAAGCGCAGGACCAATCAAAACGTATGGACATGGACGCATCGTCGCTGCCACACAGTAAGAGCCTGTCGGAGCTGGGCCTAAACTGCATGGAGCTGTTTACCGGTGACCTCGACCAGTCTGAAGACTGCCTGAACATGAGCGCGCCCTCTGACAAACTGTGCGCCAGCCTGAGTAGGGCGGAGGTTAGGCACGCCCGCAGCGTGGCGCCTGCCGGGCCTTGTGAGGGTAATGAATCCCACGGCAACAGCTCAGACGGGGAAACGGCTCCTTCTGCCTGTGTAGAGAGGAAGTCAACAGCCACTGGCGATTCAGGGGAAACGTCGCCCAAAAAGAGGAAATCACCGGCCCCGCAGCATAAGAAGCTGACGTTAGCTCAGCTGTACAGGATACGCACCACTCTCGTCCTCAACTCCACGCTCACTGCATCGTAAGTCATTACTTTAaggttaaaggaatagtttgacattttgaaaatacGCTCACTTGTTTCCCTGCTGAGAGTTGGATGAGAGGATTGATGCCGCTGTCATGTCTGTagagtaaatatgaagctgcacCCAGCAGGTGGAAACAACTAGCCCAGCTCTATTCAACacttctaaagctcattaattaacatgttatatcttgttcGTTTTTATCTCATTTCTTTAATCCAAATCACTGTGCTCAGACAATAAATAGTCTAGCAAAAAACTCTCCTTAAAAtcacaacttttcattttttttgcacagatcaaacaaaacagacataaaatGTTAATTGCTGATCTTTAAAGGTGTTGGTAGGTGGGTTTCGtgacctttggacagagccaagctagctgtttccacctgctgccagtctttatgctaagctaagctaaccagctagctTCATATTTTGCGTACAGACATGAAAATGGTATCAATCCTCTTGGGAGGaaacaaataagcatatttcccaaaacaaTTTCTTTCACTTGGTGGAAATTATATTGAGTTTTAGCCTTGTTTGTTTGAGGGAATATGTGTATTAATGTTTGgtctcttcattttttttccagggaGGTATAACCACTCTTCCAAACAGCTGACCGGTGGCATGTTGGGCATAATAAGGAACAACACTTGTTTTGCATGGATGGACTGAATTTCTTGAGACACAAATGCACTCGCTCTCTTACTGCCCTCTcccttcctgttgtttttttgggacACTGACCATaccattttttccattttttgcatttgaacaataacaatccttttttttttttttttctttgctgttgcaTTGGTTTCCGAATTTCTCGAGGGGaagggagaggcagagagacatTAACTGCTTGCACTTTGCAACGGAAGTAGCATTATGGGGGCTGGGACCTTAAGGTggagagacacaaagaaagagagagagagagagagagagaggagacatcCAGGCGGAGACGAGGCCTTCAGGCAAAGGTCTTCAAATAAAAAACCTCATCCCTCTCTGCCGCCGGAGAAGAGGCGGAGCTGAATCCTGCACCTTCTCCGTCGAGTGTGTTATACCAGagtcaaaaaaaagagagagagagagaaggacatCTTGAAAATGGTCTCTACACATGGTTTAATAAAAACAGCACCTAGGACGTCCTAATATTTGTACTACTCCTGGTTTGCttcaacaaaagaaagaaaaaaaaaaaaagaaaattgcacAGTTATCTTTGTTAAGTAGAAGAAATCACTAAGGAgtgaatttacatttacagtcacacagtgaatttgaatttatttgCTGTTCGTGtctgctcgtgtgtgtgtgtgtgtgtgtgcgtgcgtgcgtgagTGAGTGCGTGAGTGACTGTGAACGTGCACATGTTCGAATGACACATGGTCCTCGATTCCTGACTGAACCAAAAACTGATTCCCGTCTCCTGTGAATACGCTAAAACACCCAAAGATGGAGCAGCCAGTAGATccccaaaccccccccccccccccaacaacGAAAAGTGTCGCCCAAAGACAAGCAATCACGTCTTCAGCTCGCCTTCACGTAACCTCACCGAGCGGCTGCGTCACCACGGAGACGGACTTCCTTCTTTACTGTTAATCTTTTCGGTTGAACTAATGCCATTTGGTATGACGAGCTTAACGGGAAGAAGActtgttttcttatttaacAAGTTGAAAACAATGACTGAATATGTTCGACTAGAGGAATTTCCTgcactataaatatatatatatatatatgtatatgtatatatatttatggcTTGAGTGTACGCTCACCTTTGAGGCCTAAATGtatcaaaaccacaaacacaagtGCACAAGCAAGAATTTGGTCATAGTagcagaaggaaaaacaaacaaacaaaaaaaaaatctacactTGCCTGTGTTGGAGCACcttttcttcacatttaattttcctgtgtttctttaCGTTAATAAGAGATTGAACAAAGGTTTGGGGTGGATATATTCTGTAAAGAGTGAATCTGCAGAGCTGGCTTTAGTTGaaccgctctctctctctccaggagattaaaaacaaaacaaacaaaaaaaccaccACAGAAATTTAACATTCATACTGATGTTCAGCTTTTCAGATCAGTGATCCGAGTCCTCTTTCCAAACATTTCCCAAACCAAATAGGTTAACTgtttacttttagtttttgtttatgtgtaatATTTATTATGCCTgctatgttttatatataagatattgtttatattgtttgCTTCCatgatttgtacattttttgttttgttgatgtagTCTTAATAATTTTCTTGCCAGGCATGAATGTGCTATGAACCAAAATCATGTGTTTCCTCTTTCAGGAATGACTTTAAAGTGTCTTACAgaataaaaatgctaaaatactTTACAATCCTCtctggttttaatggttttaatccaTTGTAATGGAGCGATTTGAGGAGAAAAGTCGAATCCGAACGATGTCGCATTAAAACGAACACGTGCTGGTTGTTCTGCTCTCGTCTGTCATGTTTGTaacgcagacagacagacagcaggtgGCGAAATAATGTTTAGAGAGGTGAAGAAGAATTACACCAAAGAGGTCATGACCGTGTTCGGCAGTAATTCGTTGcatcatcagttttttttttttttatgtcatgaTGTTAAGCTGCACCAAGCCGTAGCAGCAAGTGTACAACTGAGTTTATCACCCAGAACTGCAGTGGAGGAAGTATTGAGATAAGAAGAAGTAGTAAAACTGCACTacaaaatactctattacaagtaaaaagtCCTACATTCATTAATTTACTggaaaaagtagtaaaaaagcagcaaaatgtacttaaaagtaGTCACTAGGTCCTGTGAGAGTGcagaattttaatgttttagctGATGTGAAGCTAATTTTAACAATTTCATATGATGTAGTTCAGTCTCTAAAAGCATCTAGAGCTCAACAGAAAAATtattcagcaactattttgataactgattagtctttcatcatttttcaagcaaaaatac
This window of the Thunnus albacares chromosome 5, fThuAlb1.1, whole genome shotgun sequence genome carries:
- the plekhg5b gene encoding pleckstrin homology domain-containing family G member 5 isoform X5, which translates into the protein MVFVTFDMPLASMGQARRRKNMTEFLGETNIPTPDALGQIGGSLPSVGAGPDSWKNRAASRFSGFFSSNAGAGAFGKEVDRLEQLQSKLQTYSLFGLPKVPRQLSFHQDSWEEEEEETNLALEDSWQVLLDNSETLTRRQSHQQEAIWELLHTEATYIKKLRVITDLFLCGLLNLQESGLLTEVEPAKLFSNIQEIVRLHTALWNQVMLPVLEKARQARALLNPTNLHHGFRTFGSRFQPYIRYCMEEEGCMEYMRTLLRDNELFRTYVTWAEAHKQCNRLKLADMLAKPHQRLTKYPLLLKSVLKKTDEPSVRDAVNSMVASVEGFINSVDSQMRQRQEQQKLATISARIDSYEAVEGSSDEVEKILKEYNRFDLMAPMRGISPEETRQLHLEGALRMKEGKDSRMDVYCFLFTDLLLITKPVKREKVKVIRQPLLIHNVVCKELKDPGSFILIYLNEFKSAVAAYTFQANSATQGRSWVDAVCNVQNQLQRLRTEEILRQQNSLKRCMAGEDDEEEEDESSNSTTSSPCLRHKDQQNSSQSDGSTETLSVMDIDEPSEPPAPNMNLEGTTKTDVATLSEGSEIKQSQSTTPHRVHSSIYSEQYQETGPDGDELDPQCRSLSMDSAYGTLSPESLLRELQPQPGQSEGEETEEEEGEREGQEAEQEETELEEVEEEEEEEEEQGEEEEEEEDSASLGSQLSVVQTCKPRRRPHVQSRLHCLQRPTTLALSRSEDNLLQRLHGKTPISHSHSLSPKAQDQSKRMDMDASSLPHSKSLSELGLNCMELFTGDLDQSEDCLNMSAPSDKLCASLSRAEVRHARSVAPAGPCEGNESHGNSSDGETAPSACVERKSTATGDSGETSPKKRKSPAPQHKKLTLAQLYRIRTTLVLNSTLTASEV
- the plekhg5b gene encoding pleckstrin homology domain-containing family G member 5 isoform X1 — translated: MVPNKWSMNSVLHKSPPRSWLGLRLRLNDKPVQEEDWVVCQHPECPERRRASKVCHHPDCQDLNSKSPLHLCESCDSRCHSENTDNMHFDRHPRFDLQPQASILARNVSTRSCPPRTSPPSDLEEEDEGSNDRGERKTGGMKLVKKKPRRRHTDDPSKECFSLKFDLNVDINTEIVPAMKKKTLREVLGPVFERNGIELSRVDLFLDQSNTPLSLNFEAYRFGGHYLKVKARPGDELKVEQGVKDLRSLSLPNMKPSGGQQSPYILTPGSERVEHGSLGRRESVDLLGQARRRKNMTEFLGETNIPTPDALGQIGGSLPSVGAGPDSWKNRAASRFSGFFSSNAGAGAFGKEVDRLEQLQSKLQTYSLFGLPKVPRQLSFHQDSWEEEEEETNLALEDSWQVLLDNSETLTRRQSHQQEAIWELLHTEATYIKKLRVITDLFLCGLLNLQESGLLTEVEPAKLFSNIQEIVRLHTALWNQVMLPVLEKARQARALLNPTNLHHGFRTFGSRFQPYIRYCMEEEGCMEYMRTLLRDNELFRTYVTWAEAHKQCNRLKLADMLAKPHQRLTKYPLLLKSVLKKTDEPSVRDAVNSMVASVEGFINSVDSQMRQRQEQQKLATISARIDSYEAVEGSSDEVEKILKEYNRFDLMAPMRGISPEETRQLHLEGALRMKEGKDSRMDVYCFLFTDLLLITKPVKREKVKVIRQPLLIHNVVCKELKDPGSFILIYLNEFKSAVAAYTFQANSATQGRSWVDAVCNVQNQLQRLRTEEILRQQNSLKRCMAGEDDEEEEDESSNSTTSSPCLRHKDQQNSSQSDGSTETLSVMDIDEPSEPPAPNMNLEGTTKTDVATLSEGSEIKQSQSTTPHRVHSSIYSEQYQETGPDGDELDPQCRSLSMDSAYGTLSPESLLRELQPQPGQSEGEETEEEEGEREGQEAEQEETELEEVEEEEEEEEEQGEEEEEEEDSASLGSQLSVVQTCKPRRRPHVQSRLHCLQRPTTLALSRSEDNLLQRLHGKTPISHSHSLSPKAQDQSKRMDMDASSLPHSKSLSELGLNCMELFTGDLDQSEDCLNMSAPSDKLCASLSRAEVRHARSVAPAGPCEGNESHGNSSDGETAPSACVERKSTATGDSGETSPKKRKSPAPQHKKLTLAQLYRIRTTLVLNSTLTASEV
- the plekhg5b gene encoding pleckstrin homology domain-containing family G member 5 isoform X4; protein product: MHFDRHPRFDLQPQASILARNVSTRSCPPRTSPPSDLEEEDEGSNDRGERKTGGMKLVKKKPRRRHTDDPSKECFSLKFDLNVDINTEIVPAMKKKTLREVLGPVFERNGIELSRVDLFLDQSNTPLSLNFEAYRFGGHYLKVKARPGDELKVEQGVKDLRSLSLPNMKPSGGQQSPYILTPGSERVEHGSLGRRESVDLLGQARRRKNMTEFLGETNIPTPDALGQIGGSLPSVGAGPDSWKNRAASRFSGFFSSNAGAGAFGKEVDRLEQLQSKLQTYSLFGLPKVPRQLSFHQDSWEEEEEETNLALEDSWQVLLDNSETLTRRQSHQQEAIWELLHTEATYIKKLRVITDLFLCGLLNLQESGLLTEVEPAKLFSNIQEIVRLHTALWNQVMLPVLEKARQARALLNPTNLHHGFRTFGSRFQPYIRYCMEEEGCMEYMRTLLRDNELFRTYVTWAEAHKQCNRLKLADMLAKPHQRLTKYPLLLKSVLKKTDEPSVRDAVNSMVASVEGFINSVDSQMRQRQEQQKLATISARIDSYEAVEGSSDEVEKILKEYNRFDLMAPMRGISPEETRQLHLEGALRMKEGKDSRMDVYCFLFTDLLLITKPVKREKVKVIRQPLLIHNVVCKELKDPGSFILIYLNEFKSAVAAYTFQANSATQGRSWVDAVCNVQNQLQRLRTEEILRQQNSLKRCMAGEDDEEEEDESSNSTTSSPCLRHKDQQNSSQSDGSTETLSVMDIDEPSEPPAPNMNLEGTTKTDVATLSEGSEIKQSQSTTPHRVHSSIYSEQYQETGPDGDELDPQCRSLSMDSAYGTLSPESLLRELQPQPGQSEGEETEEEEGEREGQEAEQEETELEEVEEEEEEEEEQGEEEEEEEDSASLGSQLSVVQTCKPRRRPHVQSRLHCLQRPTTLALSRSEDNLLQRLHGKTPISHSHSLSPKAQDQSKRMDMDASSLPHSKSLSELGLNCMELFTGDLDQSEDCLNMSAPSDKLCASLSRAEVRHARSVAPAGPCEGNESHGNSSDGETAPSACVERKSTATGDSGETSPKKRKSPAPQHKKLTLAQLYRIRTTLVLNSTLTASEV
- the plekhg5b gene encoding pleckstrin homology domain-containing family G member 5 isoform X3, with translation MVCHHPDCQDLNSKSPLHLCESCDSRCHSENTDNMHFDRHPRFDLQPQASILARNVSTRSCPPRTSPPSDLEEEDEGSNDRGERKTGGMKLVKKKPRRRHTDDPSKECFSLKFDLNVDINTEIVPAMKKKTLREVLGPVFERNGIELSRVDLFLDQSNTPLSLNFEAYRFGGHYLKVKARPGDELKVEQGVKDLRSLSLPNMKPSGGQQSPYILTPGSERVEHGSLGRRESVDLLGQARRRKNMTEFLGETNIPTPDALGQIGGSLPSVGAGPDSWKNRAASRFSGFFSSNAGAGAFGKEVDRLEQLQSKLQTYSLFGLPKVPRQLSFHQDSWEEEEEETNLALEDSWQVLLDNSETLTRRQSHQQEAIWELLHTEATYIKKLRVITDLFLCGLLNLQESGLLTEVEPAKLFSNIQEIVRLHTALWNQVMLPVLEKARQARALLNPTNLHHGFRTFGSRFQPYIRYCMEEEGCMEYMRTLLRDNELFRTYVTWAEAHKQCNRLKLADMLAKPHQRLTKYPLLLKSVLKKTDEPSVRDAVNSMVASVEGFINSVDSQMRQRQEQQKLATISARIDSYEAVEGSSDEVEKILKEYNRFDLMAPMRGISPEETRQLHLEGALRMKEGKDSRMDVYCFLFTDLLLITKPVKREKVKVIRQPLLIHNVVCKELKDPGSFILIYLNEFKSAVAAYTFQANSATQGRSWVDAVCNVQNQLQRLRTEEILRQQNSLKRCMAGEDDEEEEDESSNSTTSSPCLRHKDQQNSSQSDGSTETLSVMDIDEPSEPPAPNMNLEGTTKTDVATLSEGSEIKQSQSTTPHRVHSSIYSEQYQETGPDGDELDPQCRSLSMDSAYGTLSPESLLRELQPQPGQSEGEETEEEEGEREGQEAEQEETELEEVEEEEEEEEEQGEEEEEEEDSASLGSQLSVVQTCKPRRRPHVQSRLHCLQRPTTLALSRSEDNLLQRLHGKTPISHSHSLSPKAQDQSKRMDMDASSLPHSKSLSELGLNCMELFTGDLDQSEDCLNMSAPSDKLCASLSRAEVRHARSVAPAGPCEGNESHGNSSDGETAPSACVERKSTATGDSGETSPKKRKSPAPQHKKLTLAQLYRIRTTLVLNSTLTASEV
- the plekhg5b gene encoding pleckstrin homology domain-containing family G member 5 isoform X2, translated to MDMEPNCRRAEDSRSLLQNMTVCHHPDCQDLNSKSPLHLCESCDSRCHSENTDNMHFDRHPRFDLQPQASILARNVSTRSCPPRTSPPSDLEEEDEGSNDRGERKTGGMKLVKKKPRRRHTDDPSKECFSLKFDLNVDINTEIVPAMKKKTLREVLGPVFERNGIELSRVDLFLDQSNTPLSLNFEAYRFGGHYLKVKARPGDELKVEQGVKDLRSLSLPNMKPSGGQQSPYILTPGSERVEHGSLGRRESVDLLGQARRRKNMTEFLGETNIPTPDALGQIGGSLPSVGAGPDSWKNRAASRFSGFFSSNAGAGAFGKEVDRLEQLQSKLQTYSLFGLPKVPRQLSFHQDSWEEEEEETNLALEDSWQVLLDNSETLTRRQSHQQEAIWELLHTEATYIKKLRVITDLFLCGLLNLQESGLLTEVEPAKLFSNIQEIVRLHTALWNQVMLPVLEKARQARALLNPTNLHHGFRTFGSRFQPYIRYCMEEEGCMEYMRTLLRDNELFRTYVTWAEAHKQCNRLKLADMLAKPHQRLTKYPLLLKSVLKKTDEPSVRDAVNSMVASVEGFINSVDSQMRQRQEQQKLATISARIDSYEAVEGSSDEVEKILKEYNRFDLMAPMRGISPEETRQLHLEGALRMKEGKDSRMDVYCFLFTDLLLITKPVKREKVKVIRQPLLIHNVVCKELKDPGSFILIYLNEFKSAVAAYTFQANSATQGRSWVDAVCNVQNQLQRLRTEEILRQQNSLKRCMAGEDDEEEEDESSNSTTSSPCLRHKDQQNSSQSDGSTETLSVMDIDEPSEPPAPNMNLEGTTKTDVATLSEGSEIKQSQSTTPHRVHSSIYSEQYQETGPDGDELDPQCRSLSMDSAYGTLSPESLLRELQPQPGQSEGEETEEEEGEREGQEAEQEETELEEVEEEEEEEEEQGEEEEEEEDSASLGSQLSVVQTCKPRRRPHVQSRLHCLQRPTTLALSRSEDNLLQRLHGKTPISHSHSLSPKAQDQSKRMDMDASSLPHSKSLSELGLNCMELFTGDLDQSEDCLNMSAPSDKLCASLSRAEVRHARSVAPAGPCEGNESHGNSSDGETAPSACVERKSTATGDSGETSPKKRKSPAPQHKKLTLAQLYRIRTTLVLNSTLTASEV